A window of Streptomyces sp. NBC_01241 genomic DNA:
AAGGACTGGGGCCGCGGCCGCCCCGTCGTCTTCATCCATGGCTGGCCCCTGAGTGGGGACGCCTGGCAGGACCAGCTCAAGGCGGTCGCGGACAACGGCTTTCGCGGCATCGCCCACGACCGGCGCGGGCACGGCCGCTCGACCCCGGTCTGGGACGGCTACGACTTCGACACCTTCGCGGACGACCTCGACGACCTGCTCACCCAAATGGACCTGCGGGACGTCACGCTGGTCGCCCACTCGATGGGCGGCGGCGAACTCGCCCGCTACATCGGCCGCCACGGCACAGACCGGATCAGGTCCACGGTGCTGCTCTCGGCGATCTGTCCCCTGATGCTCCAGGGCCCCGACAACCCCGAGGGTGTACCGCAGTCGGTCTTCGACGGCGTCAAGAAGGGCATCCTCGCCGAACGCTCGCAGTTCTGGAAGGACGCGGCGGTCGGCTTCTTCGGTGCCAACCGCGACGGCAACAAGGTCACCCAGGGGAACCAGGACGCCTTCTGGTACATGGCCATGGCCGAGACCATCGAGGGCGGCGTCGCCTGCGTCGATGCCTTCGCGGCCACGGACTTCCATGAGGACCTGAAGAAGTTCGACATCCCCACGCTCGTCGTGCACGGCGACGACGACCAGATCGTCCCCATCGACGCCACGGGCCGCAAGTCCGCCCAACTCATCCCGGACGCGACCCTCAAGGTCTACGAGGGCGGCCCCCACGGCGTCGCCCTCGTCCCGGGCTACAAGGAGAAGTTCAACAGGGACCTCCTGGAGTTCCTCAAGCGCTGAACCACAGGGTGTGGTCAGGGTGACCGCCACCGGCTCGGACGGGCCCGAGGCCGCGATGGCGACGCGCGCACTGCCCGCATCCGGCTCCCGCTCGGCCGCGCCTCGGGGGAGGCGCACTACGCGAAGGAGTTCGGCATCAGCCGCGCCCAGGCGTACCGGCTCCTCGACGTCGCCCGCGCCCTGGGCGGAAGGTGGGGCCGCCTTCGATGCCTTCCGCATGCGGGCCCAGGTGTGGGCCCGCAGAGCTGGACGCGGCCATACGGGGGCCGGACCCGCTACGGTCGGTCGTCGCCGTGGCCGCAGGCCCGGTGTCGTCCGCCGTGCACCGCCGCGTACGCCGCCGGGCGGGGCGCGGCGGCGGCCCGGTCGAGTCGCGCGACCGCGGCCCGGCCCGCCGAGGAGTGCGAGTCGTGGACGACCCGGCCGCCCACCAGGGTCAGCTCGACACGGGTGTCACTGATGTCCGCCA
This region includes:
- a CDS encoding alpha/beta fold hydrolase, with amino-acid sequence MPTVTTRDGVDIFYKDWGRGRPVVFIHGWPLSGDAWQDQLKAVADNGFRGIAHDRRGHGRSTPVWDGYDFDTFADDLDDLLTQMDLRDVTLVAHSMGGGELARYIGRHGTDRIRSTVLLSAICPLMLQGPDNPEGVPQSVFDGVKKGILAERSQFWKDAAVGFFGANRDGNKVTQGNQDAFWYMAMAETIEGGVACVDAFAATDFHEDLKKFDIPTLVVHGDDDQIVPIDATGRKSAQLIPDATLKVYEGGPHGVALVPGYKEKFNRDLLEFLKR